CTGGAGAGTGGTGATGGCGAAGGCTCCGACGGTTCCGGCCGCAGGAAGAGCTCGGGCGTTCCGGAATGGCGGTCGGGTGCAAAGCCTGAAGAGAAACGCAAGAGCGCTGGCTCTGCGACCGTCGAAGTCATCCGCCCGCAACCTGCCGACGCCGAGGCCGTTCTGCGGGTCGAGACGCTCAGCGGCTATGGCGAGGCGGCAGACTGGGCTACCAGTCTCAAGCTCGATCTGGATCTCTGGCGTAACGGCCTGCTGGACTGGAGCGAACTGAGCAGCCGATTGCTTCTCTCCGGTCCACCGGGAATAGGCAAAACCACGTTCGCGAGAGCGCTCTGCAACACACTGCAGGTACCGCTGCTCGCGACATCCGTCGCTCGCTGGCTCGAGGCCAGTTATCTTGGCGACGTCCTGAAATCGATCAATGCCGCCTTCACAGTAGCGTCCGAGCACCGGCCTGCGATCCTCTTCGTCGACGAGATCGACAATCTCGGATCACGCGCTTCAGGCGATAGCAGAGGCCATAAAGGTCATGATGATTATTGGGCATCGCTGATCAACCGGGTCCTTGAGCTGATCGATGGGGCTGCAAAGACCGAAGGTGTGATTATCGTTGCTGCAACGAACCTGCCGGAGAAGCTCGATCCGGCACTCCTGCGATCAGGACGGTTAGAGCGACATGTACAGATCCCACGGCCAGACATCGACGCACTCACTGGCATTCTTGCGCATCATCTCGGGACAGACCTCGCGAAAGTCATCGAGACCGCTCCGAAGTCGGACACATTCGACGTAACTCAAGTGGATGGCAAGCTTGAGCCGGATGCGACCAAATCGAGTGTCGAACACATCCCGGTTAACGCAAAGGCGTCAGGCAGCAGGAGGAATACTGTATGAACGAGTTTGTAGATGGCTTGAGCCACCAATCGTCCCGTCAGAGGGCCGATCTTACGCCGCTTAACCGTCTGGCTCTGTTGGCCTGCGGCAGAACCGGAGCGGATATCGAGCGGCTATTGCGCGAGGTCAGGCAGAAGACGAGACGCGAACGACGGCCCCTCAGCTGGTGCGATATCGAGACCGCGCTGATGGAGTCTCGCATCAGGCTGACTGGTGATCATCGTTATCGGCTTGCTGTTCATGAAGTCGGGCATGCCATGGCTTACACGCTCCTTGAAACAGGGATTGTCTACGCCGTCACCGTCGGGGGGAGCCTTAATGGTTCAAGCCAGAGCTTCGGCCAGGTCGAGTTTACGCCTTTCCTCGATCGGCCGCAGAACGACGACTGGCTCAGGCGCACATGTGCGGCTTCGCTCGCAGGCAGGGCTGCCGAGAAACTCATCTTTGGTGAGACACTGGCGGGATCCGGTGGCGACCTGAACAGCGACCTGGCCCGGGCAACGCGGCTGATGCTGGCGGCCGAGACACAGCTTGGCTTCTCCGATGTCAATCCATTGATCTACGTCTCGCCCGAACAGGCACAGCAGCAGTTGCTTTACGACGGCGAGCTTCGCAATCGTGTTAACGAGCGGCTCAAGCATGCTGAGGCCATGGCAATGGAAATGCTGACGCGGCACAAAACGGCTCTGGCGGCGATCGCCGCTCAGTTGGCAAATGTCGGCGTCATGTCGGGGGATGAGTTCCGAAAAGCGTTGGCGCTGGCTTCATGAGAGCAAAAGACAGATCCGGTCACGGCGTGACCTGCCTTTGCGATTCCGATCGGCACCCGTTCGATTCTGAACGCGAGATTGGCGGTGCCGAACGCCGATTCCGCGATTCTGGGTTGAGGATTTCCGTGTCCGAACTGCGAAAAAGGGATTCATACTGTCACGGCGTGACGTACCCCTGGGAGGGTTATGCATGAGTTGTGAGCTGACGCAGCAGATCTGTGAGGAATTGGGAAGTCGTGATGCGCTTGGCAGTTCCCTGCGCAAGGCTACTCCCACTTTGCCAGCAACCTGCGTCAAGGTCACATACCTCGGAGCCAAGCTGATTTAAGTTGTCGCAAATCAAGTCGATCTTAAACGCTTTGCGGGCAACTCAGGTCAAATCATCTCAATTTACCCTGACGCGATTCGGAATGCGGATTTATCGATTCCGAATCAAGATTCAGCGATTCCGCTGCAAACGGCGTTTCGACTGTCGATAGGATCCCGTAAAGCTCTGCTGAAGCTCGTGGCGGTCAAGTTTCTGTCTCCCGCCTTAACTTGGCTGGACAATCACGTCGACGATTTGAACGTGGATGGCAAAGCGTCCGGAAAGCGGATGGCCTGCTACAGGGCTTATTGAGATTAAAAGAGTGGAGTTAGGCTCTCCATGCCCGAAACATCCCCCATTGCTGTTAGTTTGCTCGCTTCAATGGAAACAACTCATCCTGTTGGCGAGCCGATGCGATAGCTGTCGGCGGGTTCGATGAACGTATGGGCTACGGCTCTGAGGACCATGAGTTTGGATATCGATTGGTGAGCGCGGGTATCCGCGCTCGGCATATCAGATACTCGGCAGTCTGCCTTCATCTTGACCATGCTCATGGTTACGTGGATCCAAGGCAGATCGCTGATAACGCTAATATCCTGCAACAAACTGTATCCCAGCGACTCAGGACGACAGACTTCGGCTTGAAGGGCGCTTCTCAAGAGTAAGATAAGGGAGGAGGATCCAGGATTGTCACTGGATCCTCGCAGTCAGCTCAGGCTGGCTCTGTCTGCTTGCATGCGTCGGGATGCCATCGAGGTAGATTGCGGTAGAAGTGCGCAGGATAAGCACCATCCAGTCGCTTGGGACCGCACCAGTCGTAGTTTTCGTCGTCATCCTCGTCGCTGAGTTCTTCGGAAATGGCTTCCGGATACGGGGCAAATCGATATTCCGGCAGATCGAGCGCTTTTCGCGCAACATCGATAAGCCAAATCAGCGTGCGATATTCATCTTCGATATCAACCTGTGAGAGCGCCTCATATTCGGTGCAGTTTTTCTCGACTGCCAGGTCTGAGAGTGAATAGAAGTCGCATGCGACCTTATCGATGATTTTCAAGCTCTTGAGGATCTGCAAGCGGAACTGACTTGCGATCCGAGTCTCTTCGTCTTCCTCTTCTGGGCCTCGCGGCTCAAAGTCGCTCCATCGCAAATCTGGTATCATCCGATCGTAGACGGATCCGTCATCAGTGACCGTCGCGACACGGATCACGTTGCTATTACCTGCCTCGATGACCTTCTCTGCGGCCAACTTAAGGGCTTCCCACACATCCGGAGCGGGAAGCTCCATCACCTCTGTGCTCAGACTCTGAGCATAAACTCTATACTTCATTCTTCATCTCCATAATTAAAATCAATAAGTACTACTACTGTATTGATAATACATCATAGACTATACATTAATGATTGTCAAATATATAAAGTATAAACTTCTATCCCGTCGCAAATTTTGGATTACATATTATGTTTACCTATTTATCCGGGCTGTATTTCCTAGAATAAAAATGTTGAAAATAGAAATTTGAGTGCCAGCTCACTTCGATTAATGAAGTTTGATCATCTAAAACGCCTTCCACATTGCCAACATTGCAATAAACGGATGCGCTCATCGGCCGGCGAAACATCACGCCGTTTGTCTGTTGCATCAGCGCCGATGAAACTCATGGCTCAACCCAACAGGAGAAGACCATGAGAAAATCAAGAAAACAGAAGCTGGAAAATCAGGCCAAGAGGCAGAGTAATCTGCGCAAACTGTCCCGGGAGAAGCGACGCCCAAATCGTGATGACTTGGCACGCGTTCTGCTGTGGCAGATGATCACTGCGGCGAAGGGACGTTCCCGTCCTGAGAAAGCACTTAGCAAGGTCTGCGACTCGTTGCTGACGGAATTGTTGAAGCAAGGATTTAGTGAGCACGAAACCGAGCAGGTTTTTTGGGAGCTTGCACAAAAATATGATCCTGCGCTTTCACCCTTCAGGCCAAAACGCCATCTCGGTGCATGATCCGGCTACCAATAGTCGGCAGCACTGTGTGCTGTCGACAGGTCCATTGGTCGCGCAAGTCTGTGTCCGCGCAAACGGCGTACCCATTCGAACGCATCTGTCCCCCCATTACTTCGTGTAACGGCGTTTATCCAAGAATCGATTTTCGAGGGTCGATGTCCTGATCAACGGCTATCTCGGGAATCTCAACCAACCTCTTCTGCATCTATGGATGCAGAAGAGCATTTAGAGGTCTAGGAATGTATACTCTCAGCGATGGACCATGTCGGCACCCGGAACGCAATCTCCAATAAGAAAGCCGGAACGCACAGTGAAGCCTGGCCAAGCGGCTATGCCCATATGCGGAGTGGAATACAAACCTACAATTTTTTCTTTGCTGGACGCTTACGTACCGTTTCTATTTTCTCGACTACGGGCTTTCGGTGTCCTTTCTGCCGTCGGTTGAGAGCAAGCTTGTCGAAATCGAGACCATTGAACATAGAGTAGTCGACCCGTTCACTGAGCGGCGCGAACGCGATTTCAAACGCGTTGTCTTCACTAAGGACTGAGAACCCATACTTCGAGTGTTCATCACCTCCCACAGAGTGCCCCACCTGAAGAACACGAGCCCGATCGTCGATTTTGTTGGCCCGCATTTCCTCGATTTTTCCGCCGCGGAGCGAGTGAAAGACTTCGCGATTACCTTGTTCAATGCCAGCCTTTTTAAACAAGCGCCCCATATATGAAGACGCACTTTTGGCGGGATCCTCCAGCCGAACGAGATCAGGAAAGAGATATTCATCACCTTTACTCGTTGCCCATTCGATGAAGCCAATCTCCCGCAGGAAGTCGTGAAGCACGAAGAAATTGAGGCTCTCCGCAGTTTTAACGGGCACGCGTTTCCACACTTTATCGACCTCGACGACACCATCAGTGCTCGCGACCCACACATTCTCGTATTTCTGTCGGATGTCTTTGCCCGTCAAAAACGTCAGCAGCCCGAGCCGGCGACCCGTGAGATGGGCGAGCAAAGGCAAAAGAGCATTGTCGATGTAACCACTGTTAACGCCCTCCTTAAAGAGACGACTAAGCTGCTGGGAACTTAATGGAACACTTGGTTTAGATGGACGATGCCCCTTCGAGTAGCGTAACGAAACACCTGCAAATGGATCAAGATAACCCCACTTGGTCATCCCAGAGCGGATCGCCGACTTGACGACGGCGACATAGCCGTCTTGCAGGGTCTTTGCCGCAAGAGGCGTGTACGAATTGGTCTTGGAGCGCTCAAGGGTCTCAAATGCGCTTTCATTTTTAAGGCGTCGTTTCTGTTCCTTTGGCCAATGCGCCATCAGATTGACGAACGCCTGAAGATCCACGCCGCTGTATCGGTCCGCCGGGTGGTCTCCGATGAGATCAAGAAAAACTTGAATTCGCATTCTCGCGGTTTTGATATCCCCATCTTCGCATTCGCCGTTTTCATCGATCTGGCTCTGGATATGTTGATGCGCAACTACGCTGAGTTTGGGCACATCCGAGGGTGCCCGGTGGACAAGCCTTCTGTCCAGTTTGTCGAGTGAAATCGGCATCCCATATTTATCAAGGGGAATCTTCTCAGTCCGGGAAACACCGCGAGCAGTCGACTGAGCTGGAGGCAAGTCAGCTTGTCCCGTCAGAGACGTCGTTTTTGCTATGGCTGCTGGTGCTGTTTCGGGGGTTAATTTCGGCTCTTGTCCAGACACCTCGATGACCTCTGCGACAGAAGCCACAGACTCAACTTCGACTGGCTGGGCGGTCTGCGAAGTTTGTTTAATCTCCTCCAGAACTGGAGCTGATGCCATCTTCGCGGGAGCGGACGGGGCGTCCGCAGGTAACGTTGACGGAGCATCTTCAACGTTGAATTTTGCGGCAGCAGTTCGACGCAATGCTTCTGCGTTTTCCACGACGATCGGCGAATGGGGCTCGCCCCGTTCCTTTGCTTCGACTTGCTGGCTGATTTGAACCAGATCCCGGATCCCGGCGAGTTTACTCTGATCCTCGAGAGTGATGGGAGCAACAGGCTGGCGGAAGAAAAACGAGAGAACCTCAAGCTCTCCTTTGACTTGACCAAGCCAGGTAGCAAGTTCGAGATCGCCCTCGTTGAGCGGCGAATCTTTTTCCTTATCTGAATTGCTCAACGCCATCGCCCTCCGCTCTTCGAACATCAAACGAGCCCTTGCCGCGAGAAGATCAGCAACAATGCGCGCCCGCCGATGCAGGCATGGCCCGATGCTGATCCGGATCAGGCTCGGCTTAGCATTGCCTGCAAGGTCTCGTGGCACCCTAATCTGAAAAATGTAAACGGAGCCTGAGCGCGTCAGATAAGGACCTGGACCGCCCTGTCGATGGGCGTCCAGATGACCGCTGGCTGGGGTTGAGAGACCGTCTTGATTCGTTACCGGACGCGATACCGTAACGTGTACATCTTGCGCTACTCGCATTGCCATTACCTCCGTAACGGTTCGTGAAGAACCGAGGAATTGCCTTTAAATTCAAGGCGCTGTAAAAGCTGGTAGCGAGTGGCTCTACAACCTGGCGGAGAGGGTGGGATTCGAACCCACGATACCCTTGCGAGTATGCCGCATTTCGAGTGCGGTGCTTTCGACCACTCAGCCACCTCTCCGGTCACACTGGTCGGCGCTTGTTGGCGCGGGCTGTCTCATAGCGGCAACTCACCCCCCACGCAAGAGCGAATGTCACGCTTTTTCCACGCACCACAAAAACATGCGCCGCACGTCCCAGCCGATGGGCCGGAGTGTTGGCCTCTCCTGCGGTTGGCCGCGATATCCCAATAGGATTTGAGACGCATTCATATCGGTGGACATGACCCCGCCAACCCAGTGGAGGACCGGCGATCGGTGGTCGGTGGAGGTGGAGGAGTGAGGCGATCACATAACGAGCCGGTCCCTGACGGCAAACTCGGCACGACCTCGGTTTCCTGAGGCGGTCCCGCTACCACATGCTGCCTTGGCGCGCGAAGTGAACCGGTTCGAGGGCGGAGATTTTGTACCACACCTGCCCACCCACGCTGTACCACTCCTCATCCTTGGCAAGTCGTAGTTCGAGTCTGTCGATGAGCATTTCTACGTTTCAATCCAAGATGACGCGCTAGAGGGATGGGCGCATACGAAGATTGGACATTGCCGAGACCATGACGGCACGCTTGTATCCTGTCGAGCCGCCTACCTTTTGCCAACGTGCGGTGTGAATCTCGACGCGGCAAAGGAAAAAGCCGATGGGGATCATTCATTCATGAAAAAGCTGGTCGGCAAGCGACGATGGATCCCCTTCTTGGCGTTCGGTGCAGCCAGCCTATGGGCGGCAGCTCAAACGAACCATGGATATCGCAAGCCGGTGTTCGATTGGGATCTCAGCAGGGAAGCGATAGCAAACGCACTGACGAAGATGCCGCATATCGGCTCAACGGCCTTCATCTTCGCTCTCGCAGTCATTGCTGTTGGTCGAGATCGCCTGCCGTTTGCGGCTGTCCTCACCTTTCTTGTCGGAGTCGGTTGGGAGGTTGTTCAGATGCCAACAATCGGTAACAATCCAAGACTGGCAGATCTCGCACCCAACATGGTTGGCATCGCCATCGGCTGGACATTGTTCGCGGCCATAAATCGGTTATGCAGCCCTCGCATATCCTCTACCTCGCATCGAAAGCCTCCTTCTCCATAAAAGGCCCCTTGTCGCAAGACGTCTGATTGCTCCCAGCCTTGATCGCTTCGCCGCTGGAGCCCAGAGACCATCGACAGGTCCCTCGTCCAAGCCGAATCGCCGCACAGCTTTCCGGACCACGATGACGGCCCTCTCTCATAAGGAGCACGCACAAGGGATTTTGCCGCACCGGCGCCCCGCCAGATCGGCTAGGGCTCGATCGGAAAGGCAAAGCCTGCCTTCACTCGATCCATGACCACCATGGTCTTGAACCCCTTGATATCGTGATTCTCGTAGAAGAAGCGCCGCGTGAAGGCTTCGTAGTCCTCCATGTCCTTTGCGGTGATCACCAGGATGAAGTCGGCGTCACCCGTGACATAGTAGCCGATCATCACCTCTTTCGTCGCCCGGATCGCCGCCTTGAACCGGTCGACGATATCAGCACGCTCGCGCTCCAGCGATACCAGAACGATCATGGTGATGCCCCGTC
This DNA window, taken from Peteryoungia algae, encodes the following:
- a CDS encoding Lrp/AsnC family transcriptional regulator, with the protein product MNSLDRADRALLEAVQRNNRLTSEELARIVNLSPTACQRRLKRLREEGVIEADVSIVSPKAVGRGITMIVLVSLERERADIVDRFKAAIRATKEVMIGYYVTGDADFILVITAKDMEDYEAFTRRFFYENHDIKGFKTMVVMDRVKAGFAFPIEP